GAATAGATAATACTCTAACCAATAAACTTTTAACTTGAGGATGAGGGGCCTATTTAGTTGAATAgaataaaagtatataaacattttccaaCAAAATTTCTAGAATTGTTCAAGAAGATATATATCTTTAACGTTTAAGACAATATACTTCTTCTTAAAGggcataataataataataaacagtTTATGTGTTATATTTCAATGTCGTGCATCAACAGTTTGCCGCCACTGTTTGTCTAATTACCCCAACACCCTGCCCCATGCTCCCTATCCCGCTTGACCAAGTGTCTATAACCATTTCCCATTCAACTCATTCTAGTGGTATCGGTTTTTATCGTCGTCTTGATTAGAGAAGGTCTCATCGTCGTCGTAGAGTTTCATATTCTGCTGATCGCAGCGGTATTcccttaattaaattttttttcaatgtttGTTGTTCAGactttttgcatttatttatttttagcattGCGTATTGCAAATACGGGTGAAATGTTTTTAATAGGAATTTTATCTTATTTCAATAACGAATAAAACCCTTTGCATTCCTAAGCCAATAAGCTGGTCATGttggttaaaaaaaatgttttagttAGGTCCATTATCTAGCCATTAGATATCATATATCCCATCTATGATCCCCTGAATTATCCCTTAATGTAATTAGGTCTAAAATTATTTAGTTTctcataaaattaaatatgataaaactttgtcatttaactttttgtttttcaaatgGCAAAGATTAGACTTTTCCaagtccatttttttaaagttaaagaaattattttcagAACAGACTTGTTCCAGACTTCGAATCGGTTGTGAAATGGCTAAAATATTCAAACCAAAAATAAGTTAAGAGTTTGAGATTTGGCCATTATCGtattttgctttgcttttcgttttattatttaaataaatagattataaataaaaatcatattaAAAGTAATCCTATTacaaatgtttaataaattaatttttttttgcagtatCTACATTATTGCTAGCGATCCGAATACATCTAAATGGCATTTCTATCGAAGATTTTCGTTCTCGGACCTGGTTACTCCACCACATCAATTTCCATGGTATCGTCGTCATCGGCTTCCTCACTTAGGTCAACACTGGAACAGCTGTCGGAGCTAAAGTCCAGGACTTCTTGGGTGGTTGCACTTGGCTTGGAGCCAGTTTCGCTACTGCCTGTTCCCCCCGAGGCTGGTATGGACTGCTGGTGGGGCTGCTTTTCCTGCCCACTTTTTAGGTTTTCCCTGGTATGCCGCCATTTCATGCGACGATTTTGGAACCACACCTTAACCTGGAAAGAAAATAGGTGAAAGGTGAGTATCCTTGTGGTTGGAAACCCTGTCTCTTCACTCACCTGGGCATCTGTGAGGTTTAGGCGGGCAGCTAGCTTTCGGCGATCGGGCTTGGTTATGTACTTTTGCTGCTGGAACTGAATCTCAAGACCCTTCCGCTGGAGATTCGTAAAGACGGCTCGTGACCAAGAGCGTTTCCGCTTcccattgttgttgctactGCTGCTACTGTTACCTCCTCCTCCATTCGCCTGGTTTGAGGTACCAGCTCCGGCAGAAGCGGATATACTGTCCAATTGTTGCTGGGTTTTGCCCAGAAATCGCTGCTGTTGCAGGCTCTTCAGGCTGTGGTGAAGAGGCGCCAACATCGCCGCTCCTGGAGGAGGAGCTGATGGACTGAGCGGCGGCTTAtgctgctgatgttgatgGAAACGGAGCAGGGCGTTGGTGGCCAAAGCGGGGTAGGTGGGAGAGACTGATGGAAGAAAAGATGTTGAAAATATGAGGTTAATATACTATAGGATAGACATCATCTCTATAGGATAATACCAATGGTATAAGTGCTTTATAAACctgaatttttaatattaagcCCAAAAGATATTAGACCAAGGAAAAGGAAAGCAATAAGTTATCccaaattgttttcttttttttaactataaGTCTTATTTTCTTGCgaaagaatattttttggaactCCCACGTATGGCTGCATATTTTACACAATCCctagattatttatttttataaagcaAGCCCCGCCATTACTTATAGGGCACATCCTCCTCCACTAATTGCAGAGTATATCCGCGGGAAATAATATATTCTTTGTTAAACTCAATTCACGCATTTCCTTATTTACAGAAATCTCAGtcaagacaaaaaaaaagtcgaaaataatattattatttcgacagcaaaaatatgaaattcgaATTCGTTCGTTGTTTGAGTAAATTATTTTGTTCAATGAAGCGCacgttgaaaatatttaaatgagtttgtttataataaaattttcactTAATTGGAAATAATCATTGAGGTATTTTTGTGGATGCGGGGCGATCTGTTTGTTTACCACGAATGAGAAtcagaacaacaacaaagaacACCACAATTACCTCTGGGAAGGCGAAAATTATTTGGGGTAATCGAACACGACATGGGGCATACGAGGTTGAGGCCGATGGCCaatactaaatatttttttgttaaatgttttttaaatatctgcGTACCTCAAGTAGGTACAAATACGATTCCTGTTTAGTTGCAGGCATTAAACTAgtttatgcattttttattgGTCTTTTCATAAACGAGTTGCTATGTAAatcgttttcgtttttattttcattttcgatTTGGGTTCTCGGCATGCGTCTAATTGTTGTGCGGGCCGAGTGTTTTATTTACTCAAGAAAAACACTCTAGGTGTTCCCGTCTATTTACACTGCAACGGAAATGCGTTGCACTTGATACATATGCAGATACAAAtatacagatacaaagatacatttCTGTACCTGCATCTACCATAATAACGCCTTAATTGGCCTTTAGGCATTTGGTTTGTGTCAACTATCGGCGGTTTGTTATAATGAGTTTCCAGCCATTTTCAACACCTCCCTCAACTATCCGTGAGATGCACAGGCCCTCGCACAGCGCCAACTTCTTAATTGCCGACATTCAGATACATTTGTAAATATTGAGCGCCAATCTCGTGGCCCGGTCTATATCTTAATGAGTTGTGATAATTTCGAGCCCCCGATCCTAAATCACTCGAAATTCCTCTGCATGGATGCGGATGCATCTTGCCGAGGATAtattatgtgtttgtgtttcgTAAATCTACGGTTGTGTTTAGCACTTATGGATTTATTTGCACTCTTTTCCGAATTTATGGCTTTGCGAATACTTTCCGAGGCATTCTTTACGATGAACTTTACGGCCTCGAAAAAGGCTTTAAACCACACATTGTTAACACAAATCTTATTACAGAGTCTTATTCAATTAGAACTCTTTGAACGATTTGAAGATTTGTTCTCTAAAATTGaatagttatttttataaattttggcTTTAAAAGGAAGTACTTACAAAAACCTGGAATTTCCTATATGTTTTCTAACAATGTCTAATagttatttttccaaattttggcTTTAAAAGGAAGTACTTACAAAAACCGGGAATTTCTTATATGTTTTCTAACAATGTCTGTATCTTACAAATAGATTAGTATCAAATGcttttaataaacagaaactCAACTCAGCGAAATCCTGGATACTCATATATAGACCCTCACTTTTGTAAGGTTCATCCAACACATCCAATACTTCAGCGATGAATTTATATCGATTCGGCGAATTAAACCcttattaaaacataaaattcaattgatttattcttttcaaattttgtatTAGGAAGATCAAAACCATGTTAGTATCATAAAAACCAATTATTAGGAA
This region of Drosophila bipectinata strain 14024-0381.07 chromosome 2L, DbipHiC1v2, whole genome shotgun sequence genomic DNA includes:
- the H2.0 gene encoding homeobox protein H2.0 isoform X1; this encodes MLLHESAASMEQSVPENLSTHVYNECEVPSCRDSPAKKLTPSPPPAPVPASTSTPASTTKVKLSFSVDRLLGADTSGNRNPSASSVKSCCDGNIFSCCSYPHCFSQSGADATKMGYVPIPGPVQTTATHPFPYAGLDKLYPSLYPDYKSVMRPLPIRPTDHVSPTYPALATNALLRFHQHQQHKPPLSPSAPPPGAAMLAPLHHSLKSLQQQRFLGKTQQQLDSISASAGAGTSNQANGGGGNSSSSSNNNGKRKRSWSRAVFTNLQRKGLEIQFQQQKYITKPDRRKLAARLNLTDAQVKVWFQNRRMKWRHTRENLKSGQEKQPHQQSIPASGGTGSSETGSKPSATTQEVLDFSSDSCSSVDLSEEADDDDTMEIDVVE
- the H2.0 gene encoding homeobox protein H2.0 isoform X2, whose translation is MLLHESAASMEQSVPENLSTHVYNECEVPSCRDSPAKKLTPSPPPAPVPASTSTPASTTKVKLSFSVDRLLGADTSGNRNPSASSVKSCCDGNIFSCCSYPHCFSQSGADATKMGYVPIPGPVQTTATHPFPYAGLDKLYPSLYPDYKSVMRPLPIRPTDHVSPTYPALATNALLRFHQHQQHKPPLSPSAPPPGAAMLAPLHHSLKSLQQQRFLGKTQQQLDSISASAGAGTSNQANGGGGNSSSSSNNNGKRKRSWSRAVFTNLQRKGLEIQFQQQKYITKPDRRKLAARLNLTDAQVSVVPKSSHEMAAYQGKPKKWAGKAAPPAVHTSLGGNRQ